One genomic region from Stackebrandtia nassauensis DSM 44728 encodes:
- a CDS encoding response regulator, translating into MIRVLLADDQALVRAGFRALLDSCDDISVVGEANDGEEAFRLIRDMVPDVVLMDIRMPGLDGLAATAKITAEASLTSVRIIILTTFDLDEYVFEALRSGASGFLVKDTEPVELLQAVRVVARGDALLSPGVTRRLVAEFAQRAKEPVSAKKLEQLTEREREVVALAGTGLSNEEIGAKLFLSPATAKTHISRAMIKLGARDRAQLVVFAYESGLVRPGWLG; encoded by the coding sequence GTGATCCGGGTACTGCTGGCCGACGACCAGGCACTGGTGCGCGCGGGTTTCCGGGCCCTGCTGGACTCCTGCGACGACATCTCGGTGGTCGGCGAGGCCAACGACGGCGAGGAGGCGTTCCGCCTCATCCGCGACATGGTTCCCGACGTGGTCCTGATGGACATCCGGATGCCGGGCCTGGACGGGCTCGCGGCCACCGCGAAGATCACCGCCGAGGCGTCGCTGACCAGCGTCCGCATCATCATCCTGACGACCTTCGACCTCGACGAGTACGTCTTCGAGGCGCTGCGCTCGGGCGCCAGCGGCTTCCTCGTCAAGGACACCGAACCGGTGGAACTGCTGCAGGCGGTGCGGGTGGTGGCGCGCGGCGACGCGCTGCTGTCGCCCGGCGTCACCCGACGGCTGGTCGCCGAGTTCGCGCAGCGCGCGAAGGAACCGGTGTCGGCCAAGAAACTGGAGCAGCTGACCGAACGCGAGCGCGAAGTGGTGGCGCTGGCCGGAACCGGCCTGTCCAATGAGGAGATCGGCGCGAAGCTGTTCCTCAGTCCCGCCACCGCCAAGACCCACATCAGCCGGGCCATGATCAAGCTCGGCGCCCGCGACCGGGCCCAGCTGGTGGTGTTCGCCTACGAGTCCGGCCTGGTGCGTCCGGGCTGGCTGGGGTGA
- a CDS encoding MFS transporter: MSASVAKPLGLTGRDFILMMVASLGAFTNVMALLSVVPLWSADAGTSASGVGAITATMMGATVALQLGMGGLLRRFALRHLFAVGALLLGVPTFGYLLSTDLAWVLAVSAVRGFGFGMVTVAGSALAAELVPAVQRGRAIAAYGVAIGVSQFGSLPLAVSMAERIGYDTVFVFTAVAAILAAPAMWAQSGKRVDDITPVDEASGDGVRQRLWAMSGPFTVMTAVACALGGMFTFIPLALTSPDAAAVALLTMAAGLVGARWVSGMVSDRLGPGRMLLPSAAVAAVGMGVTAVAIFYGFDGLAIVGATVYGAGFGGLQNDTLVVMFRRSGPGGHGLASIVWNIAYDGGTGVGGLLIGLLVAGLSLSSAFGVVAIAILALCPLAWRDWRAEHRAAHAKVPTAACAGPG; this comes from the coding sequence ATGTCCGCATCCGTCGCCAAACCGCTGGGATTGACCGGGCGCGACTTCATCCTGATGATGGTCGCGAGCCTGGGTGCCTTCACGAACGTGATGGCGCTGTTGTCCGTCGTTCCCCTGTGGTCGGCCGATGCCGGGACCAGCGCCAGTGGGGTCGGGGCGATCACGGCCACGATGATGGGCGCCACCGTGGCGTTGCAGTTGGGGATGGGCGGGTTGTTGCGGCGGTTCGCGTTGCGGCACCTGTTCGCGGTGGGAGCGTTGCTGTTGGGGGTGCCGACGTTCGGGTATCTGTTGTCGACGGACCTGGCGTGGGTGTTGGCCGTCTCGGCAGTGCGGGGGTTCGGGTTCGGGATGGTGACCGTGGCCGGGAGCGCGCTGGCCGCGGAGTTGGTGCCCGCCGTGCAGCGGGGGCGGGCCATCGCCGCCTACGGGGTGGCCATCGGGGTGAGCCAGTTCGGGAGTCTGCCGTTGGCCGTGTCGATGGCCGAGCGGATCGGGTACGACACGGTGTTCGTGTTCACCGCGGTGGCGGCGATCCTGGCGGCTCCGGCGATGTGGGCGCAGTCGGGGAAGCGGGTCGACGACATCACGCCGGTCGATGAAGCGTCCGGGGATGGTGTGCGGCAACGGTTGTGGGCGATGTCGGGGCCCTTCACGGTGATGACGGCGGTCGCCTGTGCGCTGGGGGGCATGTTCACGTTCATCCCGTTGGCGCTGACCTCGCCGGACGCGGCGGCGGTGGCGCTGTTGACCATGGCGGCGGGGCTGGTCGGGGCTCGGTGGGTGTCGGGGATGGTGTCGGACCGGTTGGGGCCGGGGCGGATGCTGTTGCCCTCGGCGGCGGTCGCGGCGGTGGGTATGGGTGTCACGGCCGTGGCGATCTTCTACGGGTTCGACGGACTGGCCATTGTGGGTGCCACCGTGTACGGGGCCGGGTTCGGCGGCTTGCAGAACGACACGCTGGTGGTGATGTTCCGGCGCTCGGGGCCGGGTGGGCACGGGCTGGCCAGCATCGTGTGGAACATCGCCTACGACGGCGGCACCGGCGTGGGCGGGCTGCTGATCGGGTTGCTGGTGGCCGGACTGAGCCTGTCCTCGGCCTTCGGGGTGGTGGCGATCGCGATCCTGGCGCTGTGCCCGCTGGCCTGGCGGGACTGGCGGGCCGAGCACCGGGCCGCTCACGCGAAGGTCCCGACCGCCGCTTGCGCGGGGCCGGGATAG
- a CDS encoding MFS transporter, with protein MAVIFAVHGAVSGTFATRVPWISDRLHLTAGALGLALVCSALGAVLIMPVASRLVAMIGQRRTTRAAVIAYAATLAVPAFMPNTYLLGLSLWVMGAAAGICDVAMKSQANDVERRMGRAVMSRLYGLWSLGVLAGAGMGTAATFAGLDARLHFVWTAGTLLVIGGAASITVPRGVSAPVAKAAQARARTRIARPTRVLAIAAIIGGCASFAEATVHSFSAIYITEVTGGSVGAGSVAFVGFVASMAVGRLSGDALVSKFGPVRVVQTGGLLAFAGTALSVVAWHPAPALLAFAMVGLGIAAIVPVALSVGSRETETPGQGITIVLAAAQLGCVVAPGTIGAVSGALSLPVAFAVTAAVIIPLVFGATALRIRVAAPAAEPVAEAVEPVAAPIAAPLIELAEPARPGAAVGIVSMSAIAAARPIGFDDATVKLAVARRDTEPAELIHTGEIPVAVAA; from the coding sequence GTGGCAGTCATCTTCGCCGTGCACGGCGCCGTGTCAGGGACGTTCGCCACCCGTGTGCCGTGGATCTCCGACCGCCTCCACCTCACCGCCGGGGCGCTGGGTCTGGCCTTGGTCTGCTCGGCCCTGGGTGCCGTCCTCATCATGCCGGTCGCCTCGCGACTGGTCGCCATGATCGGTCAGCGTCGCACCACGCGCGCCGCCGTCATCGCCTACGCCGCGACGCTCGCCGTGCCGGCCTTCATGCCCAATACCTACCTCCTGGGTCTGTCCCTGTGGGTGATGGGCGCGGCCGCGGGCATCTGCGACGTCGCGATGAAGTCACAGGCAAACGACGTGGAACGTCGGATGGGGCGCGCCGTCATGTCGCGACTGTACGGACTGTGGAGCCTCGGCGTCCTGGCGGGCGCCGGAATGGGCACCGCGGCGACCTTCGCCGGCCTCGACGCGCGGCTGCACTTCGTGTGGACCGCGGGCACGCTGCTGGTCATCGGCGGTGCCGCCTCCATCACCGTCCCGCGCGGCGTGTCGGCCCCGGTCGCCAAGGCGGCCCAGGCCCGGGCCCGCACCCGCATCGCCCGCCCCACCCGGGTGCTGGCGATCGCCGCGATCATCGGCGGCTGCGCCTCCTTCGCCGAGGCGACGGTGCACAGCTTCAGCGCCATCTACATCACCGAGGTGACCGGCGGCAGCGTCGGCGCCGGCTCGGTCGCGTTCGTCGGCTTCGTCGCCTCGATGGCGGTCGGACGACTGTCCGGCGACGCCCTGGTCAGCAAGTTCGGCCCGGTGCGGGTGGTGCAGACCGGCGGCCTGCTGGCCTTCGCGGGCACCGCGCTGTCGGTGGTGGCCTGGCACCCGGCCCCGGCGCTGCTGGCCTTCGCGATGGTCGGCCTGGGCATCGCCGCGATCGTCCCGGTCGCGCTCAGCGTGGGTTCCCGCGAGACCGAGACCCCGGGCCAGGGCATCACGATCGTGCTGGCCGCCGCGCAGCTGGGCTGCGTCGTCGCGCCGGGAACCATCGGCGCGGTGTCGGGCGCGCTGTCGCTGCCGGTGGCCTTCGCGGTCACCGCCGCGGTCATCATCCCGCTGGTGTTCGGCGCGACCGCGCTGCGGATCCGCGTCGCCGCCCCGGCCGCCGAACCGGTTGCCGAGGCCGTCGAGCCGGTGGCCGCGCCGATCGCGGCTCCGCTGATCGAGCTGGCCGAACCGGCCCGTCCCGGCGCCGCCGTCGGCATCGTCT
- a CDS encoding pyridoxal phosphate-dependent aminotransferase: MPVSATLAVNEAIRAKRESGKYVLPLGFGEAGLPVHRSLTDRLSRYAGRNGYGSVAGVPQLREAAAGYWSRRDLRTEPSQVIAGPGSKPLLYAALMAVGGDVVLPQPSWVSYGAQVEMLGATPLYVPTIPGDGGVPDPQRLKDYLDHARTIGRDVRAMVMTLPDNPTGTLAAPEIIHRACDIAREYDLVIIADEIYRDLVFDAGRAYVSPADIAPERTIITTGLSKSLALGGWRIGVARVPDSALGDELRERMLTIASEIWSSPSAPVQHAAAYAYTEPAELRDHIADSRRLHATVARAVAGHFGAAGAEVAVPDGGFYLYPDLAPYRSHLEAKWSVKTGADLSELLLDRYAVGVLPGSAFGDGIKELKLRVATSQLYGQTDAQREAALRSAYPLMLPWIAKALDRLDEVLKDLTR, from the coding sequence GTGCCCGTCTCAGCCACCTTGGCCGTCAACGAAGCCATCCGTGCCAAACGAGAGTCCGGGAAATACGTCCTTCCACTGGGGTTCGGCGAGGCGGGTCTTCCCGTCCACCGCAGTCTCACCGACCGACTGTCCCGATACGCCGGACGCAACGGCTACGGCTCGGTGGCGGGCGTGCCGCAACTGCGCGAGGCCGCCGCCGGATACTGGAGCCGCCGCGACCTTCGCACCGAACCGTCCCAGGTGATCGCCGGGCCCGGTAGCAAACCGCTCCTGTACGCCGCGCTCATGGCGGTCGGCGGCGACGTCGTACTGCCGCAGCCCAGCTGGGTCAGCTACGGCGCCCAGGTCGAGATGCTCGGCGCCACGCCCCTGTACGTGCCCACGATCCCCGGCGACGGCGGCGTCCCGGACCCGCAGCGCCTCAAGGACTACCTGGACCACGCCCGCACCATCGGCCGGGACGTGCGCGCCATGGTCATGACCCTGCCGGACAACCCGACGGGAACCCTGGCCGCACCCGAGATCATCCACCGGGCCTGCGACATCGCCCGCGAGTACGACCTGGTCATCATCGCCGACGAGATCTACCGCGACCTCGTCTTCGACGCGGGCCGCGCCTACGTCAGCCCGGCCGACATCGCTCCCGAGCGCACAATCATCACCACCGGCCTGTCCAAATCGCTGGCCCTGGGCGGCTGGCGCATCGGCGTGGCCCGCGTACCCGACTCCGCGCTCGGCGACGAACTGCGCGAACGCATGCTCACCATCGCCAGCGAGATCTGGTCCAGCCCCTCGGCCCCCGTTCAGCACGCGGCGGCCTACGCCTACACCGAACCGGCCGAACTGCGCGACCACATCGCCGACTCCCGCCGCCTCCACGCCACCGTCGCCCGCGCGGTCGCGGGCCACTTCGGCGCGGCCGGAGCCGAGGTCGCCGTCCCCGACGGCGGCTTCTACCTCTACCCGGACCTGGCCCCCTACCGCTCCCACCTGGAGGCCAAGTGGTCGGTCAAGACCGGGGCCGACCTCAGCGAACTCCTCCTCGACCGCTACGCGGTCGGGGTCCTGCCGGGCAGCGCGTTCGGCGACGGCATCAAGGAACTCAAACTCCGCGTGGCCACCAGCCAGCTCTACGGCCAGACCGACGCCCAACGCGAGGCGGCGTTGCGCTCGGCCTACCCGCTGATGCTGCCGTGGATCGCCAAAGCCCTGGACCGACTCGACGAGGTCCTCAAAGACCTGACTCGCTGA
- a CDS encoding ROK family protein yields the protein MADYVHVAGVDLRGGTIHVALADLGGAIVAESRRTINPDHTLASLIRRAVADAVRKLDREVSALHTVVVAAPGFINQNTAELLPGYEFPGWDAELLPGLIDALDVPIAFENEADLAGTAELHHGAGAGRRDLAVLWLDRSVGASVILDGALRHGASGGSGEVGKLALPGAHLPAPGRASGGFHSLVSSEAVLALAADHGVETGPVAEVVARACEADDMASTSFVDALAARIALGALGLVAVVDPGLIVMSGDIGRAGASVLADRVAAHLSTLDATVTDIVPSTLPDNPVVTGAVLSALHIARDDVFGSSSRLAAAYGEEAEAAAAAESGAEAAG from the coding sequence GTGGCCGATTACGTACATGTGGCCGGTGTGGACCTGCGCGGTGGCACAATTCACGTCGCGCTGGCCGATCTGGGCGGCGCGATCGTGGCTGAGAGCCGCCGCACGATTAACCCGGATCACACTCTGGCGTCCCTGATCCGGCGCGCCGTGGCCGACGCGGTCCGCAAACTCGACCGGGAGGTCTCGGCGCTGCACACCGTCGTGGTCGCCGCCCCCGGCTTCATCAACCAGAACACCGCCGAACTGCTGCCGGGCTACGAGTTCCCCGGCTGGGACGCCGAACTGCTGCCCGGCCTCATCGACGCGCTCGACGTCCCGATCGCCTTCGAGAACGAGGCCGACCTGGCCGGGACCGCCGAACTGCACCACGGCGCCGGGGCCGGACGCCGGGACCTGGCGGTGCTGTGGCTGGACCGCAGCGTCGGCGCCTCGGTGATCCTGGACGGCGCGCTGCGGCACGGCGCCTCCGGCGGCTCCGGCGAGGTCGGCAAACTGGCGCTGCCGGGCGCCCACCTGCCCGCGCCGGGCCGCGCCTCCGGCGGCTTCCACTCGCTGGTCTCCTCCGAGGCGGTGCTGGCGCTGGCCGCCGACCACGGCGTCGAGACCGGCCCGGTCGCCGAGGTGGTCGCGCGCGCCTGCGAGGCCGACGACATGGCCTCCACCTCCTTCGTCGACGCGCTCGCGGCCCGCATCGCGCTGGGGGCGCTGGGGCTGGTCGCCGTCGTCGACCCGGGGCTGATCGTGATGTCGGGCGACATCGGACGCGCCGGGGCCTCGGTGCTGGCCGACCGGGTCGCCGCGCATCTGTCCACCCTGGACGCGACGGTCACCGACATCGTCCCGTCCACACTGCCGGACAACCCCGTGGTGACCGGTGCGGTGCTGTCGGCGCTGCACATCGCCCGCGACGACGTCTTCGGCAGCAGCTCGCGGCTGGCGGCGGCCTACGGCGAGGAGGCCGAGGCGGCAGCCGCGGCCGAGTCGGGAGCCGAGGCCGCTGGCTAA
- a CDS encoding DUF3817 domain-containing protein, translating into MPGPYRLFIAVAIAEAVSWVGLLIGMYFKHYGGGNEIGVKIFGPVHGVLFMGYVTFVLVLARQYSWSAKRVVAGLVCSIPPLASIGFERWVARDFRARKETRVPVGV; encoded by the coding sequence GTGCCTGGTCCATATCGCCTGTTCATCGCCGTTGCCATCGCCGAAGCCGTTTCGTGGGTGGGTTTGTTGATCGGGATGTACTTCAAGCACTACGGCGGCGGCAACGAGATCGGGGTGAAGATCTTCGGGCCGGTGCACGGGGTGCTGTTCATGGGGTACGTGACGTTCGTGCTCGTGTTGGCGCGGCAGTACTCGTGGTCGGCGAAGCGGGTCGTGGCCGGGTTGGTGTGCTCGATTCCGCCGCTGGCGTCGATCGGGTTCGAGCGGTGGGTGGCCCGGGATTTCCGGGCCCGTAAGGAGACGCGGGTTCCCGTGGGGGTGTAG